In Anguilla rostrata isolate EN2019 chromosome 1, ASM1855537v3, whole genome shotgun sequence, a genomic segment contains:
- the LOC135262643 gene encoding ADP-ribosylation factor-like protein 4A: MGNGLSEQHTIFPSLPSFQSLHIAILGLDCAGKTTVLYRLQFNEFVNTVPTKGFNTEKIKVTLGCSRTVTFHFWDVGGQEKLRPLWKSYTRCTDGIIFVVDSVDAERMEEAKTELHKIARLSENQGVPVLVVANKQDLRNSLALGEIEKLLALRELGSASPWHLQPACAIIGDGLKEGLERLHDMILKRRKMLRQQKKKR, encoded by the coding sequence ATGGGGAATGGATTATCAGAACAACACACTATTTTCCCAAGCCTCCCATCCTTCCAGTCTCTCCACATTGCTATACTTGGTCTGGATTGTGCTGGGAAAACCACTGTATTGTACAGACTACAGTTCAATGAGTTTGTTAACACCGTGCCCACCAAGGGATTTAATACAGAGAAGATCAAAGTGACTCTGGGCTGTTCCAGGACGGTGACTTTTCATTTCTGGGATGTCGGGGGGCAGGAGAAGCTGAGGCCCCTCTGGAAGTCATACACGCGGTGCACGGATGGGATCATCTTCGTAGTGGACTCTGTGGACGCTGAGAGGATGGAGGAGGCCAAGACGGAGCTGCACAAAATTGCGCGGCTCTCCGAGAACCAAGGCGTGCCCGTCCTGGTAGTGGCCAACAAGCAGGACCTGAGGAACTCGCTGGCGTTGGGCGAGATCGAGAAGCTGCTGGCACTGCGCGAGCTGGGCTCGGCCTCGCCCTGGCACCTGCAGCCGGCGTGTGCCATCATCGGAGATGGTCTGAAAGAGGGGCTGGAGAGACTGCATGACATGATTCTCAAACGCAGAAAGATGCTTAGGcaacagaaaaagaagagaTGA
- the si:dkey-30e9.6 gene encoding uncharacterized protein si:dkey-30e9.6 isoform X1: MMNSDQNLYSPASVCFEKKTIFSASRDLASVRSRGFVHLEKAKDIDVWAVKAPDFSPKLYSHLHLPRKKKENRSPPLFISDSQEMLFRVKRPAQIVLPEISQSRELPAFTLRYRPPGGLESKLAFVKKGKYPSTAYSDPKPYDFRQYADNMPDMVTTQKRDPGNLIFKSLHLSTSMYSFIIISLILLFGGTTPREEIHQRATMKQFDTFKPEEPKWDSQLILPSIPWPPKSASYSRHRRRRGVHSAFMDRVEEKLTDSWKNK; encoded by the exons ATGATGAATTCAGACCAGAACTTGTACTCCCCAGCATCTGTGTGCTTTGAGAAAAAGACAATATTCTCAGCAAGTCGAGACTTGGCTTCTGTACGGAGCAGAGGGTTTGTTCATCTTGAAAAGGCAAAGGACATCGATGTGTGGGCGGTTAAAGCACCCGATTTCTCCCCAAAGCTTTACAGCCATCTGCATCTGCCtcggaaaaagaaagaaaacaggagCCCGCCCTTATTCATATCTGACTCACAGGAGATGCTTTTCAGGGTCAAGAGGCCGGCCCAGATAGTTTTACCTGAAATTAGTCAGAGCAGAGAACTGCCAGCATTCACCCTGCGATACCGACCACCCGGTGGGCTAGAATCCAAGCTGGCTTTtgtaaaaaaaggcaaatatcCTTCTACGGCCTACAGTGACCCCAAACCTTATGATTTCAGACAG TATGCTGATAACATGCCAGATATGGTGACCACCCAGAAAAGGGATCCTGGCAATCTGATCTTCAAATCTCTGCACTTGAGTACAAGCATGTATTCATTTATCATTATATCATTAATTTTGCTCT TTGGAGGGACCACACCCAGGGAGGAGATTCATCAGAGGGCAACAATGAAGCAGTTTGACACCTTTAAACCAGAAGAGCCAAAATGGGACTCCCAGCTGATCTTACCCAGCATACCTTGGCCCCCAAAGTCAGCCTCCTACTCA agacacagacggAGGAGAGGGGTGCACAGTGCTTTCATGGACAGAGTGGAGGAGAAACTCACCGACTCCTGGAAGAACAAATGA
- the si:dkey-30e9.6 gene encoding uncharacterized protein si:dkey-30e9.6 isoform X2, producing MMNSDQNLYSPASVCFEKKTIFSASRDLASVRSRGFVHLEKAKDIDVWAVKAPDFSPKLYSHLHLPRKKKENRSPPLFISDSQEMLFRVKRPAQIVLPEISQSRELPAFTLRYRPPGGLESKLAFVKKGKYPSTAYSDPKPYDFRQYADNMPDMVTTQKRDPGNLIFKSLHLSTIGGTTPREEIHQRATMKQFDTFKPEEPKWDSQLILPSIPWPPKSASYSRHRRRRGVHSAFMDRVEEKLTDSWKNK from the exons ATGATGAATTCAGACCAGAACTTGTACTCCCCAGCATCTGTGTGCTTTGAGAAAAAGACAATATTCTCAGCAAGTCGAGACTTGGCTTCTGTACGGAGCAGAGGGTTTGTTCATCTTGAAAAGGCAAAGGACATCGATGTGTGGGCGGTTAAAGCACCCGATTTCTCCCCAAAGCTTTACAGCCATCTGCATCTGCCtcggaaaaagaaagaaaacaggagCCCGCCCTTATTCATATCTGACTCACAGGAGATGCTTTTCAGGGTCAAGAGGCCGGCCCAGATAGTTTTACCTGAAATTAGTCAGAGCAGAGAACTGCCAGCATTCACCCTGCGATACCGACCACCCGGTGGGCTAGAATCCAAGCTGGCTTTtgtaaaaaaaggcaaatatcCTTCTACGGCCTACAGTGACCCCAAACCTTATGATTTCAGACAG TATGCTGATAACATGCCAGATATGGTGACCACCCAGAAAAGGGATCCTGGCAATCTGATCTTCAAATCTCTGCACTTGAGTACAA TTGGAGGGACCACACCCAGGGAGGAGATTCATCAGAGGGCAACAATGAAGCAGTTTGACACCTTTAAACCAGAAGAGCCAAAATGGGACTCCCAGCTGATCTTACCCAGCATACCTTGGCCCCCAAAGTCAGCCTCCTACTCA agacacagacggAGGAGAGGGGTGCACAGTGCTTTCATGGACAGAGTGGAGGAGAAACTCACCGACTCCTGGAAGAACAAATGA
- the si:dkey-30e9.6 gene encoding uncharacterized protein si:dkey-30e9.6 isoform X3 gives MMNSDQNLYSPASVCFEKKTIFSASRDLASVRSRGFVHLEKAKDIDVWAVKAPDFSPKLYSHLHLPRKKKENRSPPLFISDSQEMLFRVKRPAQIVLPEISQSRELPAFTLRYRPPGGLESKLAFVKKGKYPSTAYSDPKPYDFRQYADNMPDMVTTQKRDPGNLIFKSLHLIGGTTPREEIHQRATMKQFDTFKPEEPKWDSQLILPSIPWPPKSASYSRHRRRRGVHSAFMDRVEEKLTDSWKNK, from the exons ATGATGAATTCAGACCAGAACTTGTACTCCCCAGCATCTGTGTGCTTTGAGAAAAAGACAATATTCTCAGCAAGTCGAGACTTGGCTTCTGTACGGAGCAGAGGGTTTGTTCATCTTGAAAAGGCAAAGGACATCGATGTGTGGGCGGTTAAAGCACCCGATTTCTCCCCAAAGCTTTACAGCCATCTGCATCTGCCtcggaaaaagaaagaaaacaggagCCCGCCCTTATTCATATCTGACTCACAGGAGATGCTTTTCAGGGTCAAGAGGCCGGCCCAGATAGTTTTACCTGAAATTAGTCAGAGCAGAGAACTGCCAGCATTCACCCTGCGATACCGACCACCCGGTGGGCTAGAATCCAAGCTGGCTTTtgtaaaaaaaggcaaatatcCTTCTACGGCCTACAGTGACCCCAAACCTTATGATTTCAGACAG TATGCTGATAACATGCCAGATATGGTGACCACCCAGAAAAGGGATCCTGGCAATCTGATCTTCAAATCTCTGCACTTGA TTGGAGGGACCACACCCAGGGAGGAGATTCATCAGAGGGCAACAATGAAGCAGTTTGACACCTTTAAACCAGAAGAGCCAAAATGGGACTCCCAGCTGATCTTACCCAGCATACCTTGGCCCCCAAAGTCAGCCTCCTACTCA agacacagacggAGGAGAGGGGTGCACAGTGCTTTCATGGACAGAGTGGAGGAGAAACTCACCGACTCCTGGAAGAACAAATGA
- the scin gene encoding adseverin, with product MALSHKEFERAGKSAGLQVWRIENMELVLVPEILHGNFYVGDAYLILHTVKQKETYFYNLHFWLGKECSQDESTSAAIFTVQMDDYLGGKPVQYREVQGAESTSFTGYFKGGIKYKAGGVASGFHHVITNDLTAERLFHIKGRRVVRATEVPLAWSSFNKGDCFIVDLGAVIYQWCGSNCNKFERLKAAQVATSIRDNERNGRAKLIVVEEDREPEGMIKVLGKKPDLPDGDNEDDAIADISNRKMAKLYMVSDATGTMQVSVVSEENPFCQSLLLSDECFILDHGKSRMIFVWKGRNANKSERKEAMKTAESFIRQMGYPQNTQIQVLPDGGETPIFKQFFQNWKDKDQSEGLGKVFVTERIARIQQEPFDASKLHQSQQMAAQYNMVDNGTGDTQIWRVENGERVEVDPATHGQFYGGDCYIILYTYAKGKIIYTWQGSSASLDELTASAFLTVQLDRSLGSQAVQVRVTQGKEPSHFLSLFKPKPLIVFKNGTSRKGGQQSPPPTRLFQVRRNLPTITRIAEVDVEARSLNSNDVYLLKLPQGKGYMWVGKGASEEEEQGAKYISEQLHCQARRVTEGKEPADFWAALGGKKEYQTSQRLERQTITHAPRLFGCSNKTGRFTIEEVPGEFTQDDLAEDDVMLLDVWDQVFVWIGKDANEVERTESRKSAKTYIETDPAGRDKGTPLVIVKQGHEPPTFTGWFLGWDASRWGN from the exons ATGGCACTGAGCCACAAAGAGTTTGAGAGAGCAGGGAAGTCTGCTGGACTCCAAGTCTGGAGGATTGAAAACATGGAGCTGGTACTGGTACCTGAGATTCTCCATGGTAACTTCTACGTGGGGGATGCCTATCTCATTCTCCATACAGTCAAACAGAAAGAAACTTATTTCTATAACCTGCACTTCTGGCTGG GTAAGGAGTGCAGTCAAGATGAGAGCACCTCCGCAGCCATATTCACTGTGCAAATGGATGACTACCTGGGAGGAAAACCTGTCCAGTACAGAGAAGTTCAAGGGGCTGAGTCCACCTCCTTCACCGGTTACTTTAAGGGTGGAATCAAGTACAAG GCAGGAGGTGTGGCCTCCGGATTCCACCATGTGATCACCAATGACCTGACAGCAGAGAGGCTCTTCCATATTAAGGGCAGACGGGTGGTCAGGGCGACAGAGGTGCCACTCGCATGGTCCAGCTTCAACAAGGGAGACTGCTTCATTGTGGATCTGGGGGCA GTGATATATCAGTGGTGTGGCTCCAACTGCAACAAATTTGAGAGGTTGAAGGCTGCACAAGTGGCAACCAGTATCCGTGACAATGAGCGTAACGGGAGAGCTAAGCTCATAGTGGTGGAGGAAGACAGGGAACCAGAGGGCATGATAAAG GTCCTGGGTAAAAAACCAGATCTTCCAGATGGGGATAATGAGGATGACGCCATTGCAGACATATCCAATCGTAAAATGGCCAAACTTTACATG GTATCAGATGCAACAGGGACCATGCAGGTGTCTGTGGTGTCCGAGGAGAATCCCTTCTGTCAGAGCCTTCTCCTGTCTGACGAGTGCTTCATTCTTGATCACGGAAAGAGCAGAATGATATTTGTATGGAAAG GCAGGAATGCTAACAAGAGTGAGAGGAAGGAAGCAATGAAAACAGCTGAAAGCTTCATAAGACAGATGGGCTACCCACAGAACACCCAG ATTCAAGTTCTTCCAGATGGAGGTGAAACTCCAATCTTCAAACAGTTCTTCCAAAACTGGAAGGATAAAGACCAAAGTGAGGGACTTGGGAAAGTGTTTGTCACAGAGAGAATTGCTCGGATCCAGCAAGAACCATTTGACGCCTCCAAACTCCATCAATCCCAACAAATGGCAGCCCAATACAATATGGTGGATAATGGAACAGGAGACACACAG ATCTGGAGAGTGGAAAATGGTGAGAGAGTTGAAGTTGACCCAGCAACACATGGGCAGTTCTATGGTGGAGACTGTTACATCATTTTGTACACATATGCCAAAGGGAAAATCATCTATACCTG GCAGGGCTCCAGTGCCTCCCTGGATGAGCTTACAGCTTCTGCCTTCCTCACTGTACAGCTGGACCGATCCTTAGGGAGTCAAGCAGTGCAG GTCAGAGTGACTCAGGGAAAGGAGCCCTCTCATTTTCTCAGCCTGTTTAAACCAAAGCCTCTGATCGTGTTCAAGAACGGAACATCTCGCAAAGGGGGGCAGCAGTCCCCACCTCCCACACGCCTCTTCCAAGTGCGCCGTAACCTACCAACAATAACACGCATCGCAGAG GTAGATGTTGAGGCTCGAAGCCTGAACTCCAATGATGTTTACCTGCTGAAGCTACCACAGGGGAAAGGGTACATGTGGGTGGGCAAGGGGGCAAGTGAGGAGGAAGAGCAAGGCGCTAAGTATATCAGTGAGCAGCTACACTGCCAGGCCCGCAGGGTCACAGAGGGAAAGGAGCCAG CTGACTTCTGGGCAGCATTAGGCGGGAAGAAAGAATATCAGACATCACAGCGGCTGGAGAGACAGACAATCACTCACGCCCCACGCCTGTTCGGCTGCTCAAATAAGACAGGGAGGTTCACT attgaAGAAGTTCCAGGGGAATTCACCCAGGATGATTTAGCTGAAGATGACGTAATGCTGCTAGATGTCTGGGATCAG GTGTTTGTATGGATTGGAAAAGATGCCAATGAAGTTGAGAGAACGGAATCCCGGAAATCAG cgaAAACATACATTGAGACAGATCCGGCAGGACGTGATAAGGGGACCCCGCTGGTTATTGTGAAACAGGGGCATGAGCCCCCCACATTCACCGGATGGTTTTTAGGTTGGGATGCATCACGATGGGGGAATTAG